Proteins from a genomic interval of Kribbella aluminosa:
- a CDS encoding Lrp/AsnC family transcriptional regulator, which yields MPKDRRSPGPAPRPVPDGLDDVDRQLVQLLTADGRMPNNALAEAVGLAPSTCLTRVRSLRERGVIRGFHADVDLAALGQPLQALIAIRIGAHSRDEIDRFRTKVPRLPGVLSLFHVSGANDYLLHVSASTPDALREFVLNHLTADPAVTHAETSLIFEHVRATPDVRH from the coding sequence ATGCCGAAGGATCGTCGGAGCCCGGGGCCGGCTCCGCGGCCGGTCCCGGACGGGCTCGACGACGTGGACCGGCAGCTGGTCCAGCTGCTCACGGCCGACGGCCGGATGCCGAACAACGCGCTCGCCGAGGCAGTCGGCCTCGCGCCGTCGACCTGCCTGACCCGGGTCCGCTCGTTACGCGAACGCGGGGTGATCCGTGGCTTCCACGCCGACGTGGATCTGGCCGCGCTCGGCCAGCCGCTCCAGGCGCTGATCGCGATCCGGATCGGCGCGCACTCCCGCGACGAGATCGACCGGTTCCGCACCAAGGTGCCCCGGCTGCCCGGGGTGCTCTCGCTGTTCCATGTCAGCGGCGCGAACGACTACCTGCTGCACGTGTCCGCGAGCACGCCCGACGCGCTCCGCGAGTTCGTCCTCAACCACCTGACCGCGGATCCCGCGGTCACGCACGCCGAAACGAGCCTGATCTTCGAGCACGTCCGGGCGACGCCGGACGTGCGGCACTGA
- a CDS encoding LLM class flavin-dependent oxidoreductase, with translation MSAEAMPLSVLDLSPVPTGTRPSEALHETLELARTAEAAGYHRFWLAEHHNIPSVASSTPEVMIAAVAAATSTIRVGSGGIMLPNHSPLKVAETFRVLGGLYPDRIDLGLGRAPGTDQRTALALRRSREALGADDFTEQYAELRAYVDGFPAGHPFEPITAQPSDVPLPPIWILGSSTYGGQAAAALGTGFAYAGHFGTLDPAGVISAYKTNYRRFEHDGEPQAILALAAIVAETEERAAQLARANALSMLRLRSGRPGPLPSPEEAEAYPWSDAEEAAVEEWASLVSVGTPDQVAADLRRRANTAGADELIITTNIHNPAERRHSFELLANAWGLKPR, from the coding sequence GTGAGCGCCGAAGCGATGCCCCTGTCCGTGCTCGACCTCTCCCCTGTGCCGACGGGCACGCGGCCGTCGGAGGCATTGCACGAGACGCTCGAGCTCGCCCGCACCGCCGAGGCGGCGGGGTATCACCGGTTCTGGCTCGCGGAGCATCACAACATCCCCAGCGTGGCGAGCTCGACGCCCGAGGTGATGATCGCGGCGGTCGCCGCGGCCACCTCGACGATCCGCGTGGGCTCCGGCGGGATCATGCTGCCGAACCACTCCCCGCTGAAGGTCGCCGAGACGTTCCGGGTGCTCGGCGGCCTCTACCCGGACCGCATCGACCTCGGCCTCGGCCGCGCCCCCGGCACCGACCAGCGCACCGCGCTCGCATTGCGCCGCAGCCGGGAGGCGCTCGGCGCGGACGACTTCACCGAGCAGTACGCCGAACTCCGCGCGTACGTCGACGGCTTCCCCGCGGGACACCCGTTCGAGCCGATCACCGCGCAACCGTCCGACGTACCGCTGCCGCCGATCTGGATCCTCGGCTCCAGCACGTACGGCGGTCAAGCGGCTGCCGCGCTCGGCACCGGGTTCGCGTACGCCGGGCACTTCGGGACGCTCGACCCGGCCGGCGTGATCTCGGCGTACAAGACGAACTACCGGCGCTTCGAGCACGACGGCGAACCGCAGGCGATCCTCGCGCTGGCCGCGATCGTCGCCGAGACCGAGGAGCGCGCCGCTCAGCTCGCCCGCGCGAACGCGCTCTCCATGCTCCGGCTCCGCTCCGGCCGTCCGGGCCCGCTTCCGTCCCCGGAGGAGGCGGAGGCCTACCCGTGGTCCGACGCAGAAGAGGCCGCTGTCGAGGAGTGGGCGAGTCTGGTCTCAGTCGGTACGCCGGACCAGGTCGCCGCCGACCTGCGCCGCCGGGCCAACACCGCCGGCGCCGACGAACTCATCATCACCACGAACATCCACAACCCGGCCGAACGCCGGCACTCGTTCGAGCTGCTCGCCAACGCCTGGGGCCTGAAGCCGCGCTGA
- a CDS encoding NADPH-dependent FMN reductase: MTVHPLRLLVLTRNVEAGRFGTAVTGWFVGEIERADEFKLELIDLSRTPLEELPGRVEDADAVMIVTAEYNHAYPGDVKTAIDAVRRPWYAKPVGFVVYGGRSGGLRAAEQLRLVFGELHAVTIRDSLGFREEDFEDGEPVDPTTSTAAAALLRQLAWWARSLRDARASTPYPG; the protein is encoded by the coding sequence GTGACAGTTCATCCGCTCCGGCTCCTCGTGCTGACGCGCAATGTGGAGGCGGGGCGGTTCGGGACTGCGGTGACTGGGTGGTTTGTGGGAGAGATCGAGCGGGCGGACGAGTTCAAGCTCGAGCTGATCGATCTCAGCCGGACGCCGCTGGAGGAGTTGCCGGGGCGGGTCGAGGACGCGGATGCGGTGATGATCGTCACGGCGGAGTACAACCACGCGTACCCGGGTGATGTGAAGACGGCGATCGACGCGGTACGGCGGCCCTGGTACGCGAAGCCGGTCGGGTTCGTGGTGTACGGCGGGCGGTCCGGCGGGCTGCGGGCGGCGGAGCAGCTGCGGCTGGTCTTCGGTGAGCTGCACGCGGTGACGATCCGCGACAGCCTCGGCTTCCGCGAGGAGGACTTCGAGGACGGCGAACCGGTCGACCCGACCACCTCGACCGCTGCCGCGGCGCTGCTCCGGCAGCTCGCCTGGTGGGCGCGCTCGCTCCGCGACGCCCGGGCGAGCACGCCGTACCCCGGGTAG
- a CDS encoding M4 family metallopeptidase: MIHSIVPPYLLEQLERSAGDPSVRARIRQSLQHDAVLRTRPAAGRETATATGGRQRKVYDAQNGTDLPGTLVRSEGQDPVQDQPVNQAYDGTGATWTLYKECFGRDSIDGNGLLLVSTVHYDRGYANAFWDGSQMVFGDGDGVIFGNFTSSIDVTGHELTHGVTQYTANLDYQGQSGALNESISDVFGSLAKQYANHQSAADADWLIGAGLFLPGVQGLALRSMKAPGTAYDDPRLGKDPQPAEMSGYVDTQDDNGGVHINSGIPNHAFYLVAAAIGGNAYDDAGKIWYSTLTGGNLASAATFKDFAEATQATTRTLFGDTSTQLAAVTKSWQTVGVLDDRTPLMNAAQTNLHTTTPPARARGTAE; this comes from the coding sequence GTGATTCACTCGATCGTCCCGCCGTACCTGCTCGAGCAACTCGAGCGGTCCGCGGGTGACCCCAGCGTCCGTGCCCGGATCCGGCAGTCCTTGCAGCACGACGCCGTACTGCGAACCCGGCCCGCGGCGGGCCGTGAGACCGCGACTGCGACGGGCGGTCGGCAGCGCAAGGTGTACGACGCCCAGAACGGCACGGACCTGCCCGGCACACTGGTTCGCTCCGAGGGGCAGGACCCTGTCCAGGACCAGCCGGTCAACCAGGCGTACGACGGCACCGGCGCGACCTGGACGCTGTACAAGGAGTGCTTCGGGCGGGACTCGATCGACGGGAACGGCCTGCTGCTGGTCTCGACCGTGCACTACGACCGCGGGTACGCGAACGCGTTCTGGGACGGCTCGCAGATGGTGTTCGGCGACGGGGACGGCGTGATCTTCGGCAACTTCACGTCGTCGATCGACGTCACCGGTCACGAGCTGACCCACGGCGTCACGCAGTACACCGCGAACCTCGACTACCAGGGCCAGTCCGGCGCGCTGAACGAGAGCATCTCCGACGTGTTCGGCTCGCTCGCGAAGCAGTACGCGAACCACCAGAGCGCGGCCGACGCCGACTGGCTGATCGGCGCGGGGCTGTTCCTGCCCGGCGTCCAAGGCCTCGCACTGCGGTCGATGAAGGCTCCCGGGACGGCGTACGACGATCCCCGCCTGGGTAAGGACCCGCAGCCCGCCGAGATGTCCGGGTACGTCGACACCCAGGACGACAACGGCGGCGTACACATCAACTCCGGCATCCCGAACCACGCGTTCTACCTGGTCGCCGCCGCGATCGGCGGCAACGCGTACGACGACGCCGGCAAGATCTGGTACAGCACCCTGACCGGCGGCAATCTCGCCTCCGCCGCCACCTTCAAGGACTTCGCCGAAGCCACCCAAGCCACCACCAGAACCCTCTTCGGCGACACCTCCACCCAGCTGGCCGCAGTCACCAAGTCCTGGCAGACCGTAGGCGTCCTCGACGACCGAACTCCCCTCATGAACGCCGCCCAAACCAACCTCCACACCACCACCCCGCCGGCCCGCGCCCGGGGAACCGCCGAGTGA